From the genome of Pelobacter propionicus DSM 2379, one region includes:
- a CDS encoding bifunctional nitrogenase iron-molybdenum cofactor biosynthesis protein NifEN — translation MAKPDYYDVTDCDTHDKGAPKFCKKSEPGEGTERSCAYDGARVVLMPITDVIHLVHGPIACAGNSWDNRGARSSGSQLYRRGFTTEMLENDVVFGGEKKLYKAILDLAERYRDQAKAIFVYATCVTAMTGDDVEAVCKAAQPKAGMPVIPINAPGFIGDKNIGNRLAGEIMFKHVIGTAEPPELGEYPINLIGEYNIAGDLWGMLPLFQRLGIQILSCFSGDAKFEELRYAHRAKLNVIICSKSLTNLAKKMQKTYGMPYLEESFYGMTDTAKALRDIARELDNTVNGLEKRVMQDRVEKLLAEEEEKCRKRIAPYRARLEGKRAVLFTGGVKTWSMVNALRELGVEILAAGTQNSTLEDFYRMKALMHADAGIIEDTSTAGLLAVMREKMPDLIVAGGKTKFLALKTKTPFLDINHGRSHPYAGYEGMVTFAKQLDLTVNNPIWPLLNAPAPWEKSPDQLAEDLVEVAGHGERFLAEDLSASRVRVSTKSAVVNPQKNSPALGATLAYLGIDNMLGLLHGAQGCSTFIRLQLSRHFKESIALNATAMSEESAIFGGWENLKQGIKRVMEKFHPGVVGVMTSGLTETMGDDVQSAIVHFRRENPELADTPVIHASTPDYCGSLQEGYAAAVEAILSTLPEGGTAVPGQVNLLPGSHLTPADVEQIRELMEEFGLTVLTIPDISCAMDGHIDEQVSPLSTGGIAVEAIRRAGRSVATIYVGDSLARAALKMKEKFAIPAYGFTSLSGLGETDLFMETMSALSGRPIPEKQQRWRSRLMDAMVDSHYQFGAKRVALALESDNLKSLTTFLAGMGCQIQAALSATRTRGLDSLPCDNVFVGDLEDLETAAQGVDLLVANSNGRQAAARLKIGAHLRAGLPVFDRLGAHQKMWVGYRGSMNLLFEVANLFQANAKEAQKLAHN, via the coding sequence ATGGCAAAACCTGACTACTACGATGTAACCGATTGCGACACCCACGACAAGGGCGCCCCCAAGTTCTGCAAGAAATCCGAGCCGGGCGAGGGGACCGAGCGGAGCTGCGCCTACGACGGCGCCCGGGTGGTGCTGATGCCGATCACCGACGTGATCCACCTGGTACACGGCCCCATCGCCTGCGCCGGCAACTCCTGGGACAACCGCGGGGCCCGCTCCTCCGGCTCCCAGCTCTACCGGCGCGGCTTCACCACCGAGATGCTGGAGAACGACGTGGTCTTCGGCGGCGAGAAGAAGCTGTACAAGGCCATACTTGACCTGGCCGAGCGCTACCGCGACCAGGCCAAGGCCATCTTCGTCTACGCCACCTGCGTCACCGCCATGACCGGCGACGACGTGGAGGCGGTCTGCAAGGCTGCCCAGCCCAAGGCGGGTATGCCGGTCATACCGATCAACGCCCCCGGCTTCATCGGCGACAAGAACATCGGCAACCGCCTGGCCGGGGAGATCATGTTCAAGCATGTCATCGGAACGGCAGAGCCGCCTGAACTGGGGGAGTACCCCATCAACCTGATCGGCGAGTACAACATTGCCGGCGACCTGTGGGGCATGCTGCCGCTGTTCCAGCGGTTGGGGATCCAGATCCTCTCCTGCTTCAGCGGAGACGCGAAATTCGAGGAGTTGCGCTACGCCCACCGGGCCAAGCTGAACGTGATCATCTGCTCCAAGAGCCTGACCAACCTGGCCAAGAAGATGCAGAAAACCTACGGTATGCCCTATCTGGAGGAATCATTCTACGGCATGACCGACACGGCCAAGGCGCTGCGCGACATCGCCCGGGAGCTGGACAACACGGTCAACGGCCTGGAGAAGCGGGTCATGCAGGACCGGGTGGAGAAGCTCCTGGCAGAGGAAGAGGAAAAATGCCGCAAACGCATCGCCCCCTACCGGGCCAGGCTGGAGGGGAAACGGGCGGTGCTGTTCACCGGCGGGGTCAAGACCTGGTCCATGGTCAACGCCCTGCGGGAGCTGGGGGTGGAGATCCTGGCCGCCGGCACCCAGAACTCGACCCTGGAGGACTTCTACCGCATGAAGGCGCTGATGCACGCCGATGCCGGGATCATCGAGGATACCAGCACCGCGGGGCTTTTGGCCGTGATGCGGGAGAAGATGCCCGACCTGATCGTGGCCGGCGGCAAGACCAAGTTCCTGGCGCTGAAGACCAAGACCCCCTTCCTGGACATCAATCATGGCCGCAGCCACCCCTACGCCGGCTACGAAGGGATGGTCACCTTTGCCAAACAGCTGGACCTGACGGTGAACAACCCGATCTGGCCGCTCCTGAACGCCCCGGCCCCCTGGGAGAAGAGCCCCGACCAGCTGGCCGAAGACCTGGTGGAGGTGGCCGGCCATGGCGAGCGCTTCCTGGCCGAGGATCTCTCCGCCTCAAGAGTCAGGGTCAGCACCAAGAGTGCGGTGGTCAACCCCCAGAAGAACTCGCCGGCCCTGGGGGCGACCCTGGCCTACCTGGGGATCGACAACATGCTGGGGCTCCTCCACGGCGCCCAGGGGTGCTCCACCTTCATCAGGTTGCAGCTCTCCCGCCACTTCAAGGAGTCCATCGCCCTGAATGCCACCGCCATGAGCGAGGAGTCGGCCATCTTCGGCGGCTGGGAGAACCTGAAGCAGGGGATCAAGCGGGTGATGGAGAAGTTCCACCCCGGTGTGGTGGGGGTGATGACCTCGGGCCTGACCGAAACCATGGGGGACGACGTGCAGAGCGCCATCGTCCACTTCCGCCGGGAAAACCCGGAACTGGCCGACACACCGGTCATCCACGCCTCCACCCCCGATTACTGCGGCTCGCTGCAGGAGGGGTACGCCGCGGCGGTTGAGGCGATCCTGTCCACCCTGCCCGAGGGGGGCACGGCCGTTCCCGGCCAGGTCAACCTGCTCCCCGGCAGCCACCTGACCCCGGCGGACGTGGAGCAGATCAGGGAGCTGATGGAGGAATTCGGTCTGACGGTGCTGACCATCCCGGACATATCCTGCGCCATGGACGGCCACATCGACGAGCAGGTATCGCCCCTCTCCACCGGCGGGATTGCGGTGGAGGCCATCCGGCGGGCCGGTCGCAGCGTTGCCACCATCTACGTGGGGGATTCCCTGGCCAGGGCTGCCCTGAAAATGAAGGAGAAATTCGCAATCCCGGCCTATGGTTTTACCTCTCTCTCCGGGCTGGGAGAGACCGACCTGTTCATGGAGACCATGAGCGCACTCTCCGGTCGCCCCATCCCGGAGAAGCAGCAGCGCTGGCGCAGCCGCCTCATGGACGCCATGGTGGACAGTCACTACCAGTTCGGCGCCAAGAGGGTTGCCCTGGCCCTGGAGTCGGACAACCTGAAGAGCCTGACCACCTTCCTGGCCGGCATGGGCTGCCAGATCCAGGCAGCACTGAGCGCCACCCGCACCCGTGGCCTGGACAGCCTTCCCTGCGACAACGTTTTTGTGGGGGACCTGGAGGATCTGGAGACCGCCGCCCAGGGGGTGGACCTGCTGGTGGCCAACAGCAACGGCCGCCAGGCTGCGGCACGGCTGAAGATCGGCGCCCACCTGCGGGCAGGTCTGCCGGTGTTCGACCGCCTGGGCGCCCACCAGAAGATGTGGGTCGGCTACCGGGGAAGCATGAACCTGCTGTTCGAGGTGGCCAACCTGTTCCAGGCCAATGCCAAGGAGGCGCAGAAGCTGGCGCATAATTGA
- a CDS encoding sensor domain-containing diguanylate cyclase, with amino-acid sequence MKQVDLALQRLSLLTAWSISLLIAMGAPAAYYLVSYHNLRSTLELQALLAIKSIDAIIVANPKMWYFEEARLSELLEHRAYDAVLERKRILDASGAVIASNNVTIPPPGVSYTRELFDAGTAIARIEVSRSLRPLLYMAFLVAICSSMFAALLFFVFRLLPIRVIHRAFQALARSEKKYRSLYETMKEGMALHRMDCDDRGNLHSLSVIDVNPSCAAMFDRDPGRIVGGNSITLFGDGFSTVLSQQQQLEQGDSISFELQLPDTDNHYIVRAFSPDQGVIATLFEDVTERRKSEQQIRHMAYFDPLTDLPNRTLFFDRLNQAIAAANREQAKLAVLFLDLDHFKSINDTQGHDIGDQVLIEVSRRLHRQIRSCDTLARMGGDEFVLVITGIGETLDASCVARKLIDSIHSPLSIRGNELHISMSMGIALFADSGADAETLIKNADLAMYHAKKSGRNTYRFYSPTMGSSSAHGG; translated from the coding sequence ATGAAACAGGTTGACCTCGCACTGCAGCGGCTATCCCTCCTCACGGCCTGGAGTATTTCCCTGCTGATCGCCATGGGAGCGCCAGCGGCATATTATCTGGTGTCGTACCATAACCTGCGGAGTACGCTTGAATTACAGGCATTGCTGGCCATAAAAAGCATTGACGCTATCATTGTTGCCAATCCGAAAATGTGGTATTTCGAAGAGGCGCGACTGTCCGAACTGCTTGAGCATCGTGCCTACGACGCTGTTTTAGAGAGAAAACGTATCCTTGACGCCAGCGGTGCCGTCATCGCCAGCAACAACGTAACCATACCGCCGCCAGGTGTGTCGTACACTCGTGAGCTTTTCGATGCCGGCACCGCGATTGCCCGCATTGAGGTGTCCCGTTCTCTGCGTCCGTTGCTGTATATGGCGTTCCTGGTCGCCATCTGTTCAAGTATGTTTGCCGCACTGCTGTTTTTCGTATTCCGCTTGCTGCCGATCCGAGTCATTCACCGGGCATTTCAGGCGCTGGCACGAAGTGAAAAGAAATACCGTTCACTCTACGAGACCATGAAAGAGGGGATGGCGCTGCACCGGATGGATTGTGACGACAGGGGCAACCTGCACTCCCTGTCCGTGATCGATGTCAATCCCAGTTGCGCAGCCATGTTTGACCGTGATCCGGGCAGGATTGTCGGCGGCAACAGCATCACCCTGTTTGGCGATGGATTCAGCACGGTGCTCTCGCAACAGCAGCAACTTGAACAGGGAGATTCCATTTCGTTCGAACTGCAGCTGCCCGATACAGACAACCATTACATTGTGCGGGCTTTTTCTCCTGACCAGGGGGTGATTGCAACTCTTTTTGAAGATGTTACCGAGCGCAGAAAATCGGAACAGCAGATTCGACATATGGCGTATTTCGACCCGCTGACAGATCTTCCAAACCGCACGCTTTTCTTTGACCGCCTCAATCAGGCCATTGCCGCAGCAAACCGTGAACAGGCCAAGCTTGCAGTACTCTTTCTGGACCTCGATCACTTCAAGAGCATCAATGACACCCAGGGGCATGACATCGGAGATCAGGTGTTGATCGAGGTTTCCCGGCGTCTTCACCGACAGATCCGCAGCTGTGACACCCTGGCCCGCATGGGAGGAGACGAATTCGTCCTTGTCATCACCGGAATCGGAGAAACGCTGGATGCCAGTTGCGTTGCCCGGAAACTGATTGACTCGATCCACTCCCCCCTCAGTATCAGGGGCAATGAACTGCACATTTCCATGAGTATGGGGATTGCACTCTTTGCGGACAGTGGCGCCGATGCGGAAACACTCATCAAAAACGCCGACCTTGCGATGTATCATGCAAAAAAATCGGGCCGGAATACGTACAGATTCTACTCACCGACCATGGGCTCCTCCTCTGCCCATGGAGGCTGA
- a CDS encoding substrate-binding domain-containing protein, with protein sequence MMKITTSPWGAWCAALLFLVLPTVCTAADTIRINGSGNALDMMRPMVAAYEKTNRDARITMEKPLGSSGAIKALLAGALDLAVTSRTIKAEEAAKGARARTYGTTPLVIVTGHNVGLADISTKQLEDVYAGRVRKWPNGEQIRLVLRPREDTDTRVLSRLSPGMDRAISASHARPGMIVAITDPESYLTIAKTPGGIGTASLNSILTQKPRVTVLSLNGVKPSPTALASGTYPLVKEIHFIFTAVTPPSTQRLIDFIFSPQGRAIAQKNGVLVLPRPVPNN encoded by the coding sequence ATGATGAAAATAACAACGTCCCCATGGGGCGCTTGGTGTGCGGCACTGCTTTTTCTGGTGCTTCCCACGGTATGCACGGCAGCCGATACGATCCGCATTAACGGCTCCGGCAACGCGCTCGACATGATGAGGCCGATGGTGGCGGCATATGAAAAGACCAACCGAGACGCACGCATCACCATGGAAAAACCGTTGGGTAGTTCCGGCGCAATCAAGGCGCTGCTGGCCGGCGCCCTGGACCTGGCGGTAACCAGCAGGACCATCAAGGCGGAAGAGGCGGCGAAGGGTGCCCGGGCCAGAACATACGGCACGACACCTCTGGTCATCGTCACGGGACATAACGTGGGCCTGGCGGACATCAGCACGAAACAGCTGGAGGACGTCTATGCAGGGAGGGTGAGAAAGTGGCCGAACGGGGAGCAGATCAGGCTTGTCCTGCGCCCCCGGGAAGATACGGACACCAGGGTGCTGAGCAGACTCTCTCCCGGCATGGACAGGGCCATCTCCGCATCCCACGCTCGGCCGGGAATGATCGTCGCCATTACCGACCCGGAATCATATCTGACCATAGCGAAAACGCCGGGAGGCATCGGGACGGCCAGCCTGAACAGCATCCTCACCCAAAAACCGCGTGTTACGGTTCTTTCGCTCAACGGCGTCAAACCATCTCCTACGGCTCTGGCCAGCGGAACCTATCCCCTGGTCAAGGAGATCCATTTCATATTCACTGCCGTGACCCCGCCATCAACCCAGAGATTGATCGACTTCATCTTCTCACCCCAGGGGCGTGCCATAGCACAGAAAAACGGTGTGCTCGTCCTCCCCAGACCCGTGCCGAACAACTAA
- a CDS encoding putative bifunctional diguanylate cyclase/phosphodiesterase yields MAWTLSAMITLLAPATFFLVSCEHLRSELHVQTELSANDLSAMISSNTQLWRYEELRLSELLRRRSNSVVAESRILYDIGGEVIARNRQQVSIPRITDVHDIFDAGTAVARIEASRSLTPLLLRTFAVALCSAIIAAVVFYMLRTLPLRATSRAYQALDESESKYRLLYESMREGMALHHMDFDENGDFAAISVIDANPSCAAMFGCDPQTLIGSDSIALFGETFREYLSELLRLLEQGTSIQFELTLPRTDNLYSVHAFSPDHGLVATLFEDITERRKSEQQIQHMAYFDSLTDLPNRVLFLDRLRQAIAHALRDENSLAVLFLDLDRFKDINDTLGHSAGDQLLIQVTRRLGRQIRSCDTLARLGGDEFVVIVTDLGKKMNATRVAQDLINAIQPPFLIAGRELHVTTSIGIALFPDDGNNAETLVKHADLAMYSSKESGRNRYNFYSASMNQKALMRMETEAGLRNALERREFYVEFQPIMNAADSTVVAAEALVRWNHPTRGRIPPDQFIDLAEETGLVVPLGEWVLRTVCSRIKTWSDAGLPLIRFSVNVSSRQIERQDFAEIVRNALRESGANSAQLEIELTESCLIRHSDTNISDLFGLKEWGVSFAIDDFGTGYSSLGYIKTLPIDHIKIDRSFVRDISTDFHDQAIVEAIIAMSQRLGIRNIAEGVETIEQVRFLQERGCEEIQGYYFHRPLSAEALEELLRAQEN; encoded by the coding sequence ATGGCCTGGACTCTCTCGGCGATGATCACACTCCTGGCGCCGGCCACCTTTTTCCTGGTCTCCTGCGAGCACCTGCGAAGCGAACTCCACGTCCAGACCGAATTGAGCGCTAACGACCTGAGTGCTATGATCAGCTCCAATACGCAGTTGTGGAGGTATGAGGAGCTCAGGCTTTCGGAACTGCTACGGCGGCGGTCGAACAGTGTTGTTGCCGAGAGCAGAATCCTCTACGACATCGGCGGCGAAGTCATCGCCAGAAATCGGCAACAGGTGTCCATTCCCCGTATCACGGACGTGCATGACATCTTTGATGCCGGAACTGCTGTTGCCCGCATCGAGGCTTCCCGTTCCCTAACCCCCCTGCTGCTCAGAACGTTCGCCGTGGCGCTCTGTTCGGCGATAATCGCCGCAGTAGTGTTTTACATGCTGCGTACGCTTCCCCTGCGCGCCACATCCAGGGCCTATCAGGCCTTGGACGAAAGTGAGAGCAAATACCGTCTGCTGTACGAAAGCATGCGGGAGGGGATGGCGCTGCACCACATGGATTTCGACGAAAACGGTGATTTTGCTGCCATCTCGGTTATCGACGCGAATCCGAGCTGCGCGGCCATGTTCGGCTGTGATCCGCAGACGCTCATCGGCAGCGACAGTATCGCGCTGTTTGGGGAAACCTTCCGGGAGTACCTCTCGGAGTTGCTGCGACTGCTGGAACAGGGCACCAGCATCCAGTTCGAGCTGACCCTGCCGCGCACGGACAACCTTTACAGCGTACACGCCTTTTCTCCCGACCACGGCTTGGTCGCCACACTGTTCGAGGATATTACCGAGCGCAGGAAATCCGAGCAGCAGATCCAGCACATGGCCTACTTCGACAGCCTCACCGATCTTCCCAACCGGGTCCTGTTTCTTGACCGCCTCCGGCAGGCCATAGCCCATGCACTTCGGGATGAGAATTCCCTGGCGGTGCTGTTCCTCGACCTGGACCGGTTCAAGGATATCAACGACACCCTGGGACATTCGGCAGGGGACCAGCTGCTGATCCAGGTCACCCGGCGCCTGGGGCGGCAGATCCGTTCCTGTGACACCCTGGCCCGCCTGGGAGGGGACGAGTTCGTGGTCATCGTCACCGATCTGGGTAAAAAAATGAACGCCACCCGGGTTGCCCAGGACCTTATCAATGCGATCCAGCCCCCCTTCCTGATCGCCGGACGCGAGCTGCACGTGACCACCAGCATCGGTATCGCGCTCTTCCCCGACGATGGCAATAACGCGGAAACGCTCGTCAAGCACGCCGATCTGGCAATGTATTCATCCAAGGAGTCGGGGCGCAACAGGTACAACTTCTACTCCGCCTCCATGAACCAGAAGGCGCTCATGCGCATGGAGACCGAGGCCGGCCTGCGCAACGCGCTGGAACGGAGAGAATTTTATGTGGAATTTCAGCCCATCATGAATGCAGCTGACTCTACCGTTGTGGCTGCCGAAGCACTCGTGCGCTGGAACCACCCCACCCGCGGCAGGATTCCGCCAGACCAGTTCATCGACCTGGCCGAAGAAACCGGTCTGGTCGTTCCCCTGGGGGAATGGGTGCTGCGCACCGTCTGCTCGAGGATAAAAACGTGGAGCGATGCCGGACTCCCGCTGATCAGGTTTTCGGTCAATGTCTCCAGCAGGCAGATCGAGCGGCAGGACTTCGCGGAAATCGTCAGGAACGCGCTGCGCGAATCGGGCGCCAACAGCGCCCAACTGGAGATCGAACTTACCGAGAGCTGCCTGATCCGACACTCGGACACGAACATCAGCGATCTCTTCGGACTGAAGGAGTGGGGCGTTTCCTTCGCCATCGACGACTTCGGCACCGGCTATTCATCCCTGGGATATATCAAGACCCTGCCCATCGACCATATCAAAATCGACCGGTCGTTTGTCAGGGACATCAGCACGGACTTCCACGACCAGGCCATTGTGGAGGCGATCATCGCCATGTCGCAAAGGCTGGGCATCCGCAATATCGCCGAGGGGGTGGAGACCATCGAACAGGTCCGTTTCCTTCAGGAGCGTGGCTGCGAAGAGATCCAGGGGTACTACTTCCACCGCCCCCTGTCGGCTGAGGCGCTGGAGGAACTGCTCAGAGCCCAAGAAAACTAG
- a CDS encoding rhomboid family intramembrane serine protease yields the protein MEGERQATEQEQWLPLPVETTGQPSRRQAEVWALVLDSRSIPWRLEQTGAGRQLLVQRRHLESARAELRLYEEQNRNWPPPPPAMRSLVGNTLATLSVLILLATFHNLTLLEISLPGQGVVDLRDLGALHGAAVQEGQWWRLVTSLTLHADLPHLLGNLCIGGAIIVLLCRELGSGLAWSLLLGSGMLGNLINAWMQAPDHRSLGASTALFGAVGIFAAMGTVRYRHHPLRRWLVPLAAGLALLAMMGSEGERTDLGAHLFGFGAGLGLGLIAEPLVERQGRPGRLVNTLLALAAALLVILAWWAALTLS from the coding sequence ATGGAAGGAGAACGACAAGCGACGGAGCAGGAGCAGTGGCTCCCGCTTCCGGTCGAGACAACAGGGCAACCGAGCAGGCGGCAGGCGGAAGTCTGGGCGCTGGTGCTGGATTCACGCTCCATACCCTGGCGTCTGGAGCAGACGGGAGCCGGCCGGCAGTTGCTGGTACAGCGCCGCCACCTGGAGAGCGCCCGGGCGGAACTGCGTCTGTACGAGGAACAGAACCGGAACTGGCCTCCGCCGCCACCGGCGATGCGCTCGCTGGTGGGAAACACCCTGGCCACCCTTTCGGTACTGATCCTGCTGGCCACCTTCCACAATCTGACCCTGCTGGAGATCTCCCTGCCGGGACAGGGAGTCGTGGACCTGCGCGATCTGGGGGCGCTGCATGGCGCGGCCGTCCAGGAGGGGCAGTGGTGGCGGCTGGTCACCTCCCTGACCCTGCACGCAGACCTCCCGCACCTGCTGGGAAACCTGTGCATCGGCGGGGCGATCATCGTCCTGCTCTGCCGTGAGCTGGGGTCGGGGCTGGCCTGGAGCCTGCTCCTTGGCTCGGGGATGCTGGGCAACCTGATCAACGCCTGGATGCAGGCGCCGGACCATCGTTCCCTGGGGGCATCCACCGCCCTGTTCGGCGCGGTGGGGATCTTCGCGGCCATGGGCACGGTGCGCTACCGCCACCATCCCCTGCGCCGCTGGCTCGTACCGTTGGCCGCCGGACTGGCTCTGCTGGCCATGATGGGAAGCGAGGGGGAACGGACCGACCTGGGGGCCCATCTGTTCGGCTTTGGTGCCGGTCTCGGCCTCGGGCTGATAGCGGAACCGCTCGTGGAGCGCCAGGGCCGACCGGGCCGCCTGGTCAACACCCTGCTGGCCCTGGCCGCCGCCCTGCTGGTCATACTGGCCTGGTGGGCGGCCCTGACACTCTCCTGA